In Bifidobacterium scardovii JCM 12489 = DSM 13734, the genomic stretch CTCGCGCTTGGTGTCGAGGAAACGCATGATGTCGGGGTGATGGGCGCTCAGATACACCGCGCCGGCGCCTTGGCGCGCGCCGAGCTGGTTCGCGTACGAGAAGCTGTCTTCCAGCAGCTTCATGACCGGGACGATGCCGCTGGACTGGTTTTCGATGTGCTTGATCGGCGCGCCAGCCTCGCGCAGGTTGCTCAGCAGCAGCGCCACGCCGCCGCCGCGCTTGGACAGCTGCAGGGCCGCGTTGATGCCGCGGGAGATCGACTCCATGTTGTCTTCGATGCGCACGAGGAAGCAGCTGACCGGTTCGCCGCGCTGGGCCTTGCCAAGGTTCAGGAAGGTCGGGGTCGCGGGCTGGAAGCGGCCGGCGATCATCTCGTCGAGGTAGCGGATCGCGGCCTGCTCGTCGCCCGCGGCCAGGTCGAGCGCGACCGCCGCGCAGCGCTGCGGGAAGTCCTCGAGGTACTGCTTGCCGTCGAAGGTCTTCAGTGCGTAGGAGCGGAAGAACTTGAACGCGCCGAGGAAGGTCTCGAACTCGAAGCCGGAGGACTCGGCGTGCGCGTACAGCTTGTCGAGGAACTCGGCGGAATACTTCGAGAATACGGAGCCGTCGTAGTACTGGTTGTCGATCAGGTAGGCGAGGCGCTCGGCGGTGGAGGCGAAGCGCATCGTATGCTCGGCGACCTCGGTGGTCGAGAACGCGCGCTCGGCTTCCTTGTCCTTGCCGAACTGGATCCTGCCGTTCTCGTCGTACAGGTTGAGCATCGCGTTGAGCGCGTGGTAATCCGTCGACGGGTCGTAAGCGGTGGTGTTGGTCATGCTGCGATCTTTCATGGTGCTGTGTTGCCGGCGCTGCGGGAAACCCGTGGGCGCGCCGGGATGGTCGGTGGGGTGGGGTGACGCATGCGGAACCGAACCCCCTCCCGGTTCCGCATGCCCCGTTCCCGTCGCCGGCCGCCCTGACCATGAGGCGGCAGGGCGGCCTGTGCGGGTGCGCGCAGTGCATGCACGCACCCGGGCGGCGGGACGATCTGGGTTGGGCTGGCATATCCGAGGGGCCTGTCGGGCACGTCTATTCGGTGGGCTGCCAGCCAAGTGTTCTGTTATGGCGCTGATGTCGGTGCGGCGCCGGTGTCAGCGGCGGTCGTTCGCGAAGAACCGGGCGAGGCCGTCGCGCGTCTTGCGCACGTCCTCCGGGGTGCCCATGAGCTCGAACACGAACAGCAGCGGCACCTTGCATTTCGCGGAGATGATATGCCCCGCCGCGCCGTACGCCTCGCCGAAGTTCGTGTTGCCGGAGGCGATCACCCCGCGGATCCATTGCCGATTGTCGGGATCGTTGAGGAACCGCTTGACCTGGATGGGCACGGCCTTGCGTACGTTGCCGCCGCCGTACGTCGGCACAATCAGCACATAGGGCTCGCGTACATGGAGCGGCGGATCGTTCGGCCGAAGCGGGATGCGGTAGGGCGTGATGCCGAGGCCGGGCAGGTCGCAGCTGTCGATGAACCGTGCCGTGTTCTCCGATACCGAGGAGAAGTACACGACCGCACCGGTGTGCGTTCCGCCGGATTGGCCTGAGTCCGGGATCGCCGTCTGCAGATTGCCGTCCGGTCCGCTCATGCGCGGGCCATCGCGTGCTGCGCGGCGTCGGCGGTGATGCTGGCCGCCAGCTCGCGGATGAGATCGGGGCGGTAGCCGGTCCAGGAGTTGTCGGGCGTGATGACGACGGGAGCCTGGCGGAATCCGGCCTGATGCAGCTGCTCGAGCGTGGACGGGTTCTCGGTGAGATCCACAGTCTCAAAGGGTATGTCGAGCTTGGTGAGCTGACGCTTGGTGGCTTCACACTGAGGGCAACGCGGTTTGGTGAACACAGTGATGGTCATGATGCCTCCTCGGTCGATTCCTGTTGGTTCTGTCGTGGTCGCGCGATCGCTTGAACGCGATCTGAGAGTACAGACTACATCCTTGTGATTTGCCTCGCGCCACTAGGTATTGTGGCGTGTTGGGCGTGTTGACACTAGATGTAGTGTTTGAAACCGTGGTGGCAGTAGGGATTGCCGCTTCTGGGCCGGGCCGCGGAACGGGGTTTGGGAAAAATGTCAGATTAATCACATTGACGGGAATGCGATACCGAGATCCGCGGCGCTGCCCGGTCAGCGTTGCTTGGCCGGTGCCGCTCAGTCGTCGTCCGGTTCGTCGGCCGGCGCGACGATGCGCGCGTGCAGATCCGGCGTGAAATCGCTCGGATCGTACGGTACCATCGGCCGCTGGATGCGGTGGTGCCCGAGCCGGATCGGGTCCTGGTCCACGCCGCCGGGGGTGAGCGCCATCATCCAGTCGGCCGCCATGTCGAATAATTCGGGCTCCAGATAGCCGATCTTCACGACGACGATATCGGCGGAGCGCGGCTTGAGCTGCAGATCCGTGAAATCATGCTCGTGATGGTAGGGCTTGCGCAGCGCCGTGAGGATGACGTACAGCCCGCTCGACCGGTCGGCGGGGGTGCCGCCGACGTGCAGCACGACTTCGGTTTCGGCGTCGCGGTCGCCATGCCGTATCGCATGCACGACGCCGGTCATGGTGACGGGTCCCTCGTGCAGGTTATCGACTGCGGCCCCGCCGGTCACGGTGACGGTCGAGCCGACCCCGGCATCGACGGCTTCCGCCACCGCTTCCGGTGCCGGAAGGGACGCGTAGATCACGGTTTTCCCGCCGTTGGTGATGCGCGGATCGTCCAGCAGCCGGCGCAGCGTCCAGGTCACGTCGCCCGCGCCGCCGGCGGTCGGATTGTCTCCCGAATCGCTGATGAAATACGGCGTGACGGGGCTCCGCAGCGCGGCGTCGACGCACTCGTCCAAGGTGCCGGTCGGCGCGACGAACTCGAAGTCGTCGCGTGCCGCCCACAGGTCGGCGGCGAGCTCCTCGGCCCCCTGCGCGACGGCGTCCCGGTCGTCGCCGGTCACCACGACCGCAGCTTGATTGCGCGGCTCGTCGGCCCACGCGTAGCCGACCCAGATCGCCGCATCGAGCACGCCGTCGCGCGCCTCGACCTGCGGCACCTTCGCATAGATCGAACGCGCCGGTTCGACGCGCGTCGAGGTCTTTTCGCCGGGCAGCAGGATCGGCACGGGAATCCACGCCTTGATCGGCTTGCGGGGCGCTTGTCCGGCCGGATGGGAGACCAGACGGTCGACCAGATTGCGCACGGCGCGCTCCTTGGTGTCCAGCTCGTCCTCGTGCGGCGCCATACGGTAGCAGGTGATCAGATCGGTCAGATGCGCGAACTCGCGCGAGACGTTGCCGTGCAGATCCATCGACGACGACACGAGCACGTCGGGGCCGATCACGTCGCGGATGCGCTGCAGCAGCACGGTTTCCGAATCGTCCATGCCTTCGACGGTCATCGCGCCGTGGATGTCGAACCACAGGCCGTCCAAGTGGGGCGTCTCGCGTACGACGGCCTGCAGCCGCTCAATGGTTTCCTCGGTCAGGCTCTCGAACGCCTCCGCGGTGACGATGCCGCCGGGCAGGGAGCGCCCGACCAGGGTCGGGTACCAGTTGGCGGCTTCGCGCAGCGGCTGGCCGGGGGCCATGAACGGGTACGCGTCGAAGACTTCGGCGCCGCGGCGCGGATGGAATGCGGTCGCGCCGGTGCGGGCGGGGGAGAAGGTGCTCGCCTCGATCGCCAAACCGGCGATGGCGATATTGGGCTTGCGCGGGGATGCCTTGGCGGCGGGCGATTGCGCTTCCGTGGCTGGGGTTTTCGGGTCTGTCCGGCTGGTCTGTGCCTGATACAGTCCCTGGTGCTGCTGTGCTGCTGCGGTCGTGCTCACGGTGCGCGCTCCTCTTCCTCGACGACTCGATCGACTCTACGATACAACGCGGCAATCCGATCCGAGCCGGGATTCACATGCAATTCCCAGCCAATCCACACACGGTGCCGAGACTGGCGTTGTTATATGTAACCACGGCCGCAAGGTCGCAGATAATTGAACCCCTTTCTTCTTCTCTTCCTTCTCTCAAAGCCCGGCCGCCCGCCGGGTTTTTCTTTTCGGGGAAAGGCTGGCGGGCCTATGGGTGCATGGCGTCATTCAAGCCTTTGGGGCTTAATGGGTGTTTGGGGCGGTTTTTATTTCAGCTGGTAGACTATTGGAAGCTCTCTTCGTTGAGAAACGTTGATTTTTCAAGGTTTCTTTATTTAAAGCGGTAGACTCGGATGACTGTTCCCGGTATTGATGGGCTTCGGCAGTTCCTTTCTGGCAGCGAGTCTCGTCGTCTGGAGTTCAAAACGGCATCGAAGCAGTTCGATTCCGACAAACTCATGAAGTACTGCTGCGCGTTGAGCTGCGAGGGCGGCGGTGAGATGGTGTTCGGCGTCACCGACGATAAGAAGATCGTGGGGACGCAGGCGTTTCCCGATACAGCCAGAACAGAGCGCGACATCTACAACCGGCTTGGTGTCCGTTGCACTTTCGAGACACCGGATTTGGTTTGTCCGGTAGCCGCGTGTATTTTAGTAATGTTGCCCCTTTAGCTCAACGGTTAGAGCAGCGTCCTTTTAAGTCGTGGGTTGTGGGTTCGAATCCCACAGGGGGCACGGTCCAGCCCTTGGAAACCAAGTTTCCAAGGGTTTTTCTGTTCTACTGGCGAGCTCCTAGTGGGAAGTAGTGAGAACCTAGTGGGAAGTCCGCTGGATCGTTGAAAGTCCGTTTTGCGCGTGTTAGGGCGCCGTCGAACTGGGCCTCGGAATGATTCTAATGGGAAGTAGTGGGAACCTAGTGGGAAGTGCTTCCCACCATTGAATTATTGCCCGTCCTGTTTGAGCGAGTAGTACTCTAATCGGTAGGTGCTTTTCTCTACTCACTTCAACCACTTAGTAGCAAATCCCTCCGCGGAAACGGTAGTCGCTGCTATTGTTATGATGCGCGCTTGTATTGACGGTTTTTGCTGGACGGAGGTGCGGTGGCAATCACCATGCCGGCACCGACAAGGCGACGCAGGAGTTTGCGTACTGACGGCAGGCTCCTGTCGGTCATCTCGCTGATTTTTCTGGCGCTCATGGCTTCCGAGGGAGATAGCGTCTTCAGCAATTGGCGTTCCGCCACGGTCAGAGTGTCGCTGCGAGTAAGTGTGAGCGGCTCGACCCCGGCCGAGGTCGTATTGTCGTTCGTCAGTGTGTATGCACCGTTGTCGCTGTTTCGCACCAGCCCTTTGGCGATTAGGGTCGTCAGTATCTTGCGGATATCGTCGGAATCGATACGCAATGACGTGTGGAGTTGTTTCACATTCATCGTTCCCTGACGTCGGAGCATCAGCAGGATGGTCTGCTCGTGCCGATCCAGTCCGGTTTGCAGATGCTCCAGCCACTGGTGGTTCTGCTGATATTCGACCCCATAGCGGGCCAATGTCACCGTGAAGCGATCAGGGCTGGCCACGAATTTCGGTTCGCCCAGCGCCCGCGACGCCATCTCCCTGATGATTAGGGGGATTCCCGTGCCGCCGCCCTCCACGGTCACGGCGTCCTCACGGGAATACGGTATCTTGTGCATAAGTTGGACAAGCGTGGTGTTTCGGCATCGTGATATGCCGTTCGCGATGTTCTCCAGTGTCACGCCGCCCCACAGGCCGCCGGGGTTCGACACCTCCACGCGGTCGGGATACACGTCGACCGCGACGGCTTCGCCTGTGAACCGGGAATCGTACTCGCGGTGGATCACCGCGTTCGCGATGACCTCGCGCAGCACCTCTTTGGGGATTTCCGTGTCCGTCCTGGCGCCGGCGCCGACCACGAACGTGGGCGTACGCAGGTTCTTGGCTACGGTCTCGACGGCCTGGTCTATGGCCTCGGGCATGTTGCCGTCGCATAGCACACGGTCAAGGAAACGGGGCCCGTCCGGATCCGATTTCTCGACGTCGGGATGCACCGACACGTCGATGAGCAGTTTGGGATAGTACTGCTGCGGGTATTGGCCCGCAGCCAGCAGGCCCGCGAGACGAACCCGGCCGCTGTTGTCGGTCATGTTCAACCGCGCCATCTGATCGGTGCGGGTAATGGTCCCGCGCAGCGCTTTGGACCCTTGGTGGATCATGATGATGCGCTCTACGACTTCGTCGTTCAGATCGTTCAATGTGGATTCAGGAACGATGCCGCGATCCGCCGGGCTTGGGAGCGCGGCGTTCTCGAACTCGAATACCTCCGTGGCGGACAAGCGGATGTCCTTGTCGTCCATACGCCGGTATCCCGCCCGACTTTGGGCCCTTCGCCGT encodes the following:
- the nrdI gene encoding class Ib ribonucleoside-diphosphate reductase assembly flavoprotein NrdI — encoded protein: MSGPDGNLQTAIPDSGQSGGTHTGAVVYFSSVSENTARFIDSCDLPGLGITPYRIPLRPNDPPLHVREPYVLIVPTYGGGNVRKAVPIQVKRFLNDPDNRQWIRGVIASGNTNFGEAYGAAGHIISAKCKVPLLFVFELMGTPEDVRKTRDGLARFFANDRR
- a CDS encoding glutaredoxin family protein gives rise to the protein MTITVFTKPRCPQCEATKRQLTKLDIPFETVDLTENPSTLEQLHQAGFRQAPVVITPDNSWTGYRPDLIRELAASITADAAQHAMARA
- a CDS encoding M81 family metallopeptidase, whose translation is MSTTAAAQQHQGLYQAQTSRTDPKTPATEAQSPAAKASPRKPNIAIAGLAIEASTFSPARTGATAFHPRRGAEVFDAYPFMAPGQPLREAANWYPTLVGRSLPGGIVTAEAFESLTEETIERLQAVVRETPHLDGLWFDIHGAMTVEGMDDSETVLLQRIRDVIGPDVLVSSSMDLHGNVSREFAHLTDLITCYRMAPHEDELDTKERAVRNLVDRLVSHPAGQAPRKPIKAWIPVPILLPGEKTSTRVEPARSIYAKVPQVEARDGVLDAAIWVGYAWADEPRNQAAVVVTGDDRDAVAQGAEELAADLWAARDDFEFVAPTGTLDECVDAALRSPVTPYFISDSGDNPTAGGAGDVTWTLRRLLDDPRITNGGKTVIYASLPAPEAVAEAVDAGVGSTVTVTGGAAVDNLHEGPVTMTGVVHAIRHGDRDAETEVVLHVGGTPADRSSGLYVILTALRKPYHHEHDFTDLQLKPRSADIVVVKIGYLEPELFDMAADWMMALTPGGVDQDPIRLGHHRIQRPMVPYDPSDFTPDLHARIVAPADEPDDD
- a CDS encoding AlbA family DNA-binding domain-containing protein, with the protein product MTVPGIDGLRQFLSGSESRRLEFKTASKQFDSDKLMKYCCALSCEGGGEMVFGVTDDKKIVGTQAFPDTARTERDIYNRLGVRCTFETPDLVCPVAACILVMLPL
- a CDS encoding ATP-binding protein — protein: MDDKDIRLSATEVFEFENAALPSPADRGIVPESTLNDLNDEVVERIIMIHQGSKALRGTITRTDQMARLNMTDNSGRVRLAGLLAAGQYPQQYYPKLLIDVSVHPDVEKSDPDGPRFLDRVLCDGNMPEAIDQAVETVAKNLRTPTFVVGAGARTDTEIPKEVLREVIANAVIHREYDSRFTGEAVAVDVYPDRVEVSNPGGLWGGVTLENIANGISRCRNTTLVQLMHKIPYSREDAVTVEGGGTGIPLIIREMASRALGEPKFVASPDRFTVTLARYGVEYQQNHQWLEHLQTGLDRHEQTILLMLRRQGTMNVKQLHTSLRIDSDDIRKILTTLIAKGLVRNSDNGAYTLTNDNTTSAGVEPLTLTRSDTLTVAERQLLKTLSPSEAMSARKISEMTDRSLPSVRKLLRRLVGAGMVIATAPPSSKNRQYKRAS